Below is a genomic region from Caldanaerobius fijiensis DSM 17918.
CCGTCGTGTACTGGGCATCGAAAGGTGAAGGTTTCGGCGGCGGAGATATAAAGCTGCTTTCGTCAATGGCCTTGTTTTACAACGTCAGTATATTCCCTGTAATATTCATCTCATGCTTTATCAATCTTATGTACGGTACGTATAAAGGGTGGAAGTATAAAACAGGGCTGAAAACTCGGACGAAATTTGCGCCGTTCATATTCATTGCAACGCTGCTGGCACATATATGAACATAATTCTTTCATTGGAAGGAGATTTCTCATGGTCAAGGTGTTGGGAAATTTGGACGAAATCAGGCCTGCCTATTTTCTGAAAGCTTTTGGCAAGGAAGTTAAAAACATGCGGATATTCTCATTCGGCCTGTGCAATTTTCTATGTCCATACTGCAAAAGAATGAACAATGCAATAGCTGGAGCAAAGAATGTGTCGGAGAATGAACTTTTTGCAAAAATCGATGAAGCTCTGAAAAACGAAGAAGTTGTAAGGCTTTCGGGTGGAGACCCGTCAATGTATCCGAAATTGTCCGTGGAACTGTTGGAGTATGCAAAGAACAAAAATGGTATAACGAGCATAGCGCACAACGGAAGCAATGTAAAATATATAGAAAAAGTGATGCCGTATTTGGATTTCGCCGCAATAGATGTGAAAGGCAGCACTCCGGAGAAGTTTGCAAAACGGACGGGAATCAGCATTGAAACCGCAGAAAAAATGCTGAAAAATGCCCTGGCAATACAGGATATGCTGGCAGATGCAGGAATTTTGGTCGATATAAGAACCTGCGTATTCTCCGATGATACCAAAGACGACTTAATTAAGCTGGCAGACATGATATTTTACAGAGGAACGAAAAACAAGTTTTGGACGGTGAGGTTGTATCAGCCTGTAGAGGGTTGCTCGTGGGAGCCTCTGCCATATGATGTGACAATCAACTACCTGCAGGAAATAAAAGAAAATAATAAAGATATTAAGCTCGGCGTAAGAACGAATTGGAAGGGTGGTTTTATCTTTCTTTAACAATGCAAGCAGGGTTCAGCCCTGCTTTTTTTATGTCCAAAAAATTTTTCAGAAAGGGTGGTTAACATGCAGGTAACAAGTGTGAAAGTGACAAAAATCAGCGGGAAGGGGAGCTTCAAAGGATACGCCGAGGTAGTGCTGGATAACTGCTTCGTCGTGGAAAACATCAGAATATTTGAGAGAGACGGCAGGTTCATGCTGGCCTTCCCGTCAAGAAAAACAAAGGGAGGCAAGTTCAT
It encodes:
- a CDS encoding prepilin peptidase — its product is MLYELPIILLVLYAAYTDIKRMEVDDWVPAAILVYSAFVRAFQPPLLVQGFIYMFLTFFILSVVYWASKGEGFGGGDIKLLSSMALFYNVSIFPVIFISCFINLMYGTYKGWKYKTGLKTRTKFAPFIFIATLLAHI
- a CDS encoding radical SAM protein: MVKVLGNLDEIRPAYFLKAFGKEVKNMRIFSFGLCNFLCPYCKRMNNAIAGAKNVSENELFAKIDEALKNEEVVRLSGGDPSMYPKLSVELLEYAKNKNGITSIAHNGSNVKYIEKVMPYLDFAAIDVKGSTPEKFAKRTGISIETAEKMLKNALAIQDMLADAGILVDIRTCVFSDDTKDDLIKLADMIFYRGTKNKFWTVRLYQPVEGCSWEPLPYDVTINYLQEIKENNKDIKLGVRTNWKGGFIFL
- a CDS encoding SpoVG family protein: MQVTSVKVTKISGKGSFKGYAEVVLDNCFVVENIRIFERDGRFMLAFPSRKTKGGKFINVAHPINNETREMITEAVKKCC